Proteins found in one Triticum urartu cultivar G1812 chromosome 4, Tu2.1, whole genome shotgun sequence genomic segment:
- the LOC125550510 gene encoding lecithin-cholesterol acyltransferase-like 1, with product MEGNPPRMVALLAAAVVTTMLSLSSCCASSAGGGGGQLLHPVILIPGSGGNQLEARLTDDYRPSSLTCRLWPLVRGRGGWFRMWFEPSVVVAPLTRCFAEGMMLYYDRDADDYRNAPGVQTRVSDLGSTSTLRYLDPTLKLLTGYMDVLASTLEKAGYEEERDLFGAPYDFRYGLAAPGHPSQVGSAYLERLRLLVESACAANGGRPAILMAHSLGGLYALQFLARAAPAWRAAHVKRLVTLSAPWGGSVQEMLTFASGNTLGVPFVDPSLIHDEQRSFESNLWLLPTPKVFGNTTLVVSQRHNRTYSAKNVTQFLQDIGFADGVEPYRARIRPLGEVLPEPGVPVTCLVGTYVDTVESLVFGDEGFDAGPINVVYGDGDGTVNLASLMGPIKAWSDSPAQVLEVVELPKVSHMGILKDKSALDQILRILDSINLNATTTTYQSYK from the exons ATGGAGGGAAATCCGCCACGTATGGTCGCGCTGTTGGCTGCGGCCGTGGTCACTACCATGCTGTCGCTGAGCTCGTGCTGCGCGTCGTCGgccggcgggggcggcgggcAGCTGCTGCACCCGGTGATACTCATCCCGGGCTCCGGCGGCAACCAGCTGGAGGCGCGGCTGACGGACGACTACAGGCCGTCCAGCCTGACATGCCGGCTGTGGCCGCTGGTGCGCGGGCGCGGCGGGTGGTTCCGCATGTGGTTCGAGCCGTCCGTCGTCGTCGCGCCCCTCACCCGCTGCTTCGCCGAGGGGATGATGCTCTACTACGACCGCGACGCCGACGACTACCGCAACGCGCCTGGCGTCCAGACCAGGGTCTCCGACTTGGGCTCCACCTCCACCCTCCGCTACCTCGACCCAACCCTCAA GCTCCTGACGGGGTACATGGACGTCCTGGCGAGCACGCTGGAGAAGGCCGGGTACGAGGAGGAGCGGGACCTCTTCGGCGCGCCCTACGACTTCCGCTACGGGCTGGCTGCGCCGGGGCACCCGTCACAGGTGGGCAGCGCCTACCTGGAGCGCCTCCGGCTACTGGTGGAGTCCGCGTGCGCGGCCAACGGCGGCAGGCCGGCGATCCTCATGGCGCACAGTCTCGGTGGGCTGTACGCGCTTCAGTTCCTGGCCCGCGCCGCGCCCGCCTGGCGCGCGGCGCACGTGAAGCGGCTAGTGACGCTGTCCGCGCCGTGGGGCGGCTCCGTGCAGGAGATGCTCACCTTCGCCTCCGGCAACACCCTCGGCGTGCCCTTCGTCGACCCCTCCCTCATCCACGACGAGCAGCGCAGCTTCGAGAGCAACCTCTGGCTGCTGCCCACGCCCAAGGTCTTCGGCAACACCACGCTCGTCGTCTCCCAGCGCCACAACCGGACCTACTCCGCCAAGAACGTCACGCAGTTCCTCCAGGACATCGGGTTCGCCGACGGGGTGGAGCCGTACCGGGCGCGGATACGGCCGCTCGGCGAGGTCCTGCCGGAGCCGGGCGTGCCGGTGACATGCCTTGTGGGCACCTACGTGGACACGGTGGAGAGCCTCGTGTTCGGGGACGAGGGGTTCGACGCGGGGCCCATCAATGTGGTGTATGGTGACGGCGACGGGACGGTGAACCTCGCCAGCCTCATGGGACCGATCAAGGCCTGGTCCGACTCGCCGGCGCAGGTCCTCGAGGTGGTGGAGCTGCCCAAGGTGTCGCACATGGGCATCCTCAAGGACAAGAGCGCCCTCGACCAGATCCTCAGGATTCTTGATTCCATCAACCTAAACGCCACGACCACGACCTATCAGTCTTATAAATAG